The Benincasa hispida cultivar B227 chromosome 9, ASM972705v1, whole genome shotgun sequence genome has a segment encoding these proteins:
- the LOC120085947 gene encoding DEAD-box ATP-dependent RNA helicase 42 translates to MEDGRSKSRRDDLDDPKKSYRDRDRERDKERNGDRGRDKEKRDRESRRSEREKSVDSEEQQYEREKEKLRRDKDKSRSRDDERDRARDRRKDRDKERDRDKEDRAREKTRDKEKEREKEKRERAREKEREKRERIKEDRERDRDRERERRERERDREKERDKDRRKRREVVSDYSDEDSTDHGRKRRRRDDDDHRAHESNSRINKQRDHIEETLREKSEEDASDKNETKPTREEELENEQKRLDEEMEKRRRRVQEWQKSRRLKEEADGDKQGEPNADEPKSGKTWTLEGESDDEYENARPTEMDMDVDENSKPLVDGEQVAVDFNNGNEAAVPPPQDSINGDAGDDEIDPLDAFMNSMVLPEVEKLNKVEAPTINDDKIAESKSRDKPSDQSGGKPQRRISNKSMGRIIPGEDSDTDYGDLENDADTLEDEDDDEFMKRVKKTKAEKLSIVDHSKMDYQPFRKNFYIEVKEISRMTSEEVAAYRKQLELKIHGKDVPKPVKTWHQTGLTSKILETIKKLNYEKPMPIQAQALPIVMSGRDCIGIAKTGSGKTLAFVLPMLRHIKDQSPVVPGDGPIGLIMAPTRELVQQIHSDIKKFSKVMGLRCVPVYGGSGVAQQISELKRGAEIVVCTPGRMIDILCTSAGKITNLRRVTYLVMDEADRMFDMGFEPQITRIVQNIRPDRQTVLFSATFPRQVEILARKVLNKPVEIQVGGRSVVNKDITQLVEVRPENERFLRLLELLGEWYEKGKILIFVHSQEKCDALFRDLLKHGYPCLSLHGAKDQTDRESTISDFKSNVCNLLIATSIAARGLDVKELELVINFDVPNHYEDYVHRVGRTGRAGRKGCAITFIAEEDSRYAPDLVKALELSEQVVPNDLRALADSFMAKVNQGLEQAHGTGYGGSGFKFNEEEDEVRRAAKKAQAKEYGFEEDKSDSEDEDDGVRKAGGDISQQAALAQIAAIAAATKVSAASITTPSSAAQLLPNGGLPVSLPGVLGLTIPGTMAVIPGATLPAVNNDGAAARAALAAAMNLQHNLAKIQASAIPEHYEAELEINDFPQNARWKVTHKETLGPISEWTGAAITTRGQFFPPGKIAGPGERKLYLFIEGPTEQSVKRAKAELKRVLEDITNQTLSLPGGSQPGRYSVV, encoded by the coding sequence ATGGAGGATGGGAGAAGTAAATCTAGAAGGGACGATTTGGATGACCCAAAGAAGAGTTATCGGGACCGAGATAGGGAAAGGGATAAAGAGAGAAACGGAGATAGAGGCAGAGACAAGGAGAAGAGAGATCGGGAGAGTCGACGTTCTGAGAGGGAAAAGAGTGTTGATTCTGAAGAGCAGCAGTACgagagagagaaggaaaaacTTAGAAGGGACAAGGATAAATCACGGAGTCGGgatgatgaaagagatagagCAAGGGATAGGAGGAAGGACAGAGACAAGGAAAGGGACAGAGACAAAGAAGATAGGGCGAGGGAGAAAACCAGGGACAAGGAGAAGGAGAGAGAAAAGGAGAAGAGGGAAAGGgcaagagagaaagaaagagagaagaggGAGCGCATCAAAGAAGATCGTGAGAGGGATAGAGAtagagagagggagaggagagAACGTGAGAGAGATAGGGAAAAGGAAAGAGACAAAGATAGAAGGAAGCGACGGGAAGTTGTTAGTGACTATAGTGACGAAGACTCTACTGACCATGGTAGGAAGCGGCGTAGGAGAGATGATGATGACCATAGAGCTCATGAAAGCAATAGCAGGATAAATAAGCAGAGAGATCACATTGAAGAGACTCTACGTGAAAAGAGTGAAGAAGATGCATCTGATAAGAATGAAACAAAACCAACTCGCGAAGAGGAGCTGGAAAATGAACAAAAGAGGTTGGATGAAGAAATGGAAAAACGAAGACGAAGAGTTCAGGAGTGGCAAAAGTCGCGAAGATTGAAAGAAGAAGCTGATGGAGATAAGCAGGGTGAACCGAATGCTGATGAACCAAAATCTGGCAAGACATGGACCCTTGAAGGTGAATCTGATGATGAGTACGAAAATGCCAGGCCCACTGAAATGGATATGGATGTGGATGAAAATTCTAAGCCACTTGTAGATGGCGAACAGGTTGCAGTGGACTTCAACAATGGCAATGAAGCAGCCGTGCCTCCACCGCAAGATAGCATTAATGGCGATGCAGGTGATGATGAAATTGATCCTCTGGATGCTTTCATGAACTCTATGGTGTTGCCTGAAGTGGAGAAGCTAAACAAAGTTGAGGCCCCCACAATTAATGATGATAAAATTGCTGAATCAAAGAGCAGAGATAAACCAAGTGATCAGAGTGGTGGTAAACCTCAAAGAAgaatttcaaataaatcaatgggTAGAATAATTCCAGGTGAAGATTCTGACACAGACTATGGAGATCTTGAGAATGATGCAGATACtctagaagatgaagatgacgaTGAATTCATGAAAAGGGTGAAGAAGACAAAGGCTGAGAAGCTTTCTATCGTTGACCATTCAAAGATGGATTATCAACCTTTCCGAAAAAACTTCTATATTGAAGTGAAGGAGATATCGAGGATGACTTCGGAAGAAGTTGCTGCTTATCGGAAGCAATTGGAATTGAAGATACATGGAAAAGATGTTCCAAAGCCTGTTAAAACCTGGCATCAAACTGGACTTACGAGTAAAATCTTAGAAACGATTAAAAAACTTAACTATGAGAAGCCAATGCCAATTCAAGCTCAGGCATTGCCAATAGTCATGAGTGGTCGAGATTGCATCGGTATTGCCAAAACTGGATCAGGAAAAACACTTGCATTTGTGCTTCCAATGCTGAGGCATATCAAGGATCAATCACCAGTTGTACCTGGTGATGGTCCTATTGGGCTTATAATGGCTCCTACCAGGGAGTTGGTCCAGCAGATCCACAGTGATATAAAGAAATTTTCAAAGGTTATGGGTCTAAGGTGTGTGCCTGTATATGGAGGTTCTGGTGTTGCCCAACAAATTAGTGAGCTTAAGCGTGGTGCTGAAATAGTAGTTTGTACTCCAGGAAGGATGATTGATATACTCTGCACTAGTGCCGGGAAAATAACAAATCTTCGTAGAGTTACATATTTGGTTATGGATGAAGCTGATAGGATGTTTGACATGGGTTTTGAACCTCAGATTACTCGAATTGTTCAGAATATTCGACCAGACCGTCAAACTGTACTATTTTCTGCAACTTTTCCTCGTCAGGTTGAAATTTTGGCTCGTAAAGTGCTGAACAAGCCTGTTGAAATACAGGTTGGTGGGAGGAGTGTTGTGAATAAGGACATAACGCAATTGGTTGAAGTGAGGCCTGAAAATGAGAGGTTTTTGAGACTGTTGGAGCTATTGGGAGAATGGTATGAGAAAGGCAAGATTCTAATTTTTGTCCACTCACAGGAGAAATGTGATGCCCTCTTTAGGGATCTCCTCAAGCATGGTTACCCTTGCCTCTCACTCCATGGAGCAAAGGATCAGACTGATCGTGAATCTACCATATCAGATTTCAAAAGCAATGTGTGCAACTTATTAATTGCAACTAGTATTGCTGCCAGGGGTTTAGATGTCAAGGAGCTTGAGCTAGTGATCAATTTTGATGTCCCAAACCACTATGAAGATTACGTGCATCGCGTTGGTCGCACGGGCCGAGCTGGTCGTAAAGGGTGTGCCATCACATTTATTGCTGAGGAAGATTCAAGATATGCACCAGATCTGGTGAAAGCATTGGAACTCTCCGAGCAGGTTGTTCCTAATGATCTGAGAGCTCTTGCTGATAGTTTCATGGCGAAGGTGAATCAGGGACTAGAGCAGGCCCATGGAACTGGCTATGGTGGCAGTGGTTTCAAATTtaatgaggaagaagatgaagtgaGGAGGGCAGCAAAGAAAGCACAGGCTAAAGAATATGGTTTTGAGGAGGACAAATCGGATtcagaagatgaagatgatggtGTCCGGAAGGCAGGTGGTGATATCTCACAGCAGGCAGCTTTGGCTCAGATAGCTGCTATAGCAGCTGCCACTAAAGTCAGTGCAGCTTCAATCACAACTCCCAGCTCTGCAGCTCAGCTACTTCCAAATGGCGGATTACCTGTTTCTCTGCCTGGTGTTCTTGGGCTCACAATTCCAGGAACAATGGCAGTTATTCCTGGTGCAACATTGCCTGCAGTTAATAATGACGGGGCTGCTGCAAGGGCAGCATTAGCAGCCGCAATGAACTTGCAACACAACCTAGCCAAGATTCAAGCTAGTGCAATACCTGAACACTATGAAGCAGAATTGGAAATTAACGATTTCCCACAGAATGCTCGATGGAAGGTAACCCATAAGGAGACCTTAGGCCCAATTTCAGAGTGGACTGGAGCTGCTATTACTACTAGGGGACAGTTCTTTCCACCTGGCAAGATTGCTGGACCTGGTGAGCGCAAGCTTTACTTGTTCATTGAAGGTCCTACCGAACAATCTGTTAAGAGAGCTAAAGCTGAGTTAAAACGTGTCCTTGAGGATATTACAAACCAAACATTGTCATTACCCGGTGGATCACAACCAGGCAGATACTCAGTTGTTTAA